One window of the Micropterus dolomieu isolate WLL.071019.BEF.003 ecotype Adirondacks linkage group LG08, ASM2129224v1, whole genome shotgun sequence genome contains the following:
- the LOC123974665 gene encoding rhodopsin, which translates to MNGTEGPYFYVPMINTTGVVRNPYEYPQYYLVNPAAYFALACWMFLLILLGFPINFLTLYVTIEHKKLRTPLNYILLNLAVADLFMVFGGFTTTMYTSMHGYFVLGRLGCNLEGFFATLGGEIGLWSLMVLAVERWLVVCKPISNFRFGENHAIMGLVVTWIGACSCAVPPLVGWSRYIPEGMQCSCGVDYYTRAEGFNNESFVIYMFCCHFIIPMSVVFFCYGRLLCAVQEAAAAQQESETTQRAQKEVTRMVIIMGIAYLICWVPYASTAWWIFTHQGADFGPVLMTVPAFFAKAAAVYNPMIYICMNKQFRHCMITTLCCGKNPFEEEEGASSTASKTEASSVSSSSVSPA; encoded by the coding sequence ATGAACGGCACAGAGGGACCTTATTTCTATGTCCCTATGATTAACACCACCGGCGTGGTCCGGAATCCTTATGAATACCCTCAGTATTACCTTGTCAACCCAGCTGCTTATTTTGCCCTGGCATGCTGGATGTTTTTGCTCATCCTTCTTGGCTTCCCCATCAACTTCCTCACTCTGTATGTCACCATCGAACACAAGAAGCTGCGAACCCCTCTAAACTACATCCTGCTGAACCTTGCCGTGGCTGACCTCTTCATGGTGTTTGGAGGATTCACCACAACGATGTACACCTCCATGCATGGCTACTTCGTCCTAGGACGCCTTGGCTGCAATCTGGAAGGATTCTTTGCTACCCTTGGTGGTGAGATTGGCCTCTGGTCACTGATGGTTCTGGCTGTTGAAAGGTGGCTTGTTGTCTGCAAGCCCATCAGCAACTTCCGCTTTGGGGAGAATCACGCAATCATGGGTTTGGTCGTCACTTGGATCGGGGCCTGTTCCTGTGCTGTGCCCCCTCTCGTCGGCTGGTCTCGTTACATTCCTGAGGGCATGCAGTGCTCATGTGGAGTCGACTACTACACCCGTGCAGAAGGTTTCAACAATGAGTCCTTTGTCATCTACATGTTCTGTTGCCACTTCATCATTCCAATGAGTGTTGTGTTCTTCTGCTACGGCCGTCTGCTCTGTGCTGTCCAGGAGGCTGCTGCTGCCCAGCAGGAGTCTGAGACCACCCAGAGGGCTCAAAAGGAAGTCACCCGCATGGTCATTATCATGGGTATAGCCTACCTGATATGCTGGGTGCCCTATGCCAGTACGGCCTGGTGGATCTTCACACATCAAGGCGCTGATTTCGGACCAGTCTTAATGACCGTTCCGGCTTTCTTTGCCAAGGCTGCGGCTGTCTACAATCCAATGATCTACATCTGCATGAACAAGCAGTTCCGCCACTGCATGATCACCACCTTGTGCTGCGGGAAGAATCCctttgaggaggaggagggagccTCCTCTACTGCTTCCAAGACCGAggcctcctctgtctcctccagCTCTGTGTCTCCTGCATAA